Proteins from a genomic interval of Croceicoccus naphthovorans:
- a CDS encoding aromatic ring-hydroxylating dioxygenase subunit alpha, which produces MVGKGGMPASFDIKAHRMMPLRVDKVGDMIFATFSDEAPDLRSFLGPAMCRAIERIFVRPTKVIGRVAQRIEANWKLYAENSRDSYHGGLLHLFYTTFGLWRPAQDSKAEIDEVYGSHNSFQIRKPQQAEDAEKHKEETARPLDAMTLLDPTLLELRQDIGDDISLSIQSIFPSVVLQQIGQALAVRHMIVREPGAMDLVWTYFGFQDDEEEMTRHRLRAINMGGPAGYVSLEDGEAVEICTDGIKGPDGHSLILMDIEKAENPTVPMGLDENAVRGFWKGYLKLMRAGEGQ; this is translated from the coding sequence ATGGTGGGCAAGGGCGGGATGCCCGCAAGCTTCGACATCAAGGCGCACAGGATGATGCCGCTACGGGTCGATAAGGTGGGCGACATGATATTCGCAACATTCTCGGATGAGGCGCCCGATCTGCGCAGCTTTCTCGGTCCGGCCATGTGCCGGGCCATCGAGCGGATCTTTGTCCGCCCAACCAAGGTAATCGGACGGGTTGCGCAACGCATAGAGGCGAACTGGAAGCTCTATGCCGAGAACAGCCGTGACAGCTACCATGGCGGCCTGCTGCACCTGTTTTACACCACTTTCGGGCTGTGGCGTCCTGCTCAGGATTCCAAGGCCGAGATCGACGAGGTTTATGGATCTCACAACTCGTTCCAGATCCGCAAGCCGCAGCAAGCAGAAGATGCTGAGAAGCACAAGGAGGAAACCGCCCGTCCGCTCGACGCGATGACCTTGCTTGACCCCACATTGCTTGAATTGCGACAGGATATCGGGGACGACATTTCCCTTTCGATCCAGTCGATTTTCCCATCCGTCGTATTGCAGCAGATTGGCCAGGCCCTTGCTGTGCGGCACATGATCGTCCGCGAACCGGGCGCCATGGACCTTGTCTGGACCTATTTCGGTTTCCAAGATGATGAGGAGGAAATGACACGTCACCGCTTGCGGGCCATCAACATGGGCGGGCCGGCTGGCTATGTTTCGCTTGAAGATGGAGAGGCGGTCGAAATCTGCACCGATGGCATCAAGGGCCCTGACGGCCATTCGCTCATCCTGATGGACATTGAGAAAGCCGAAAACCCAACGGTCCCGATGGGGCTCGATGAGAATGCTGTGCGCGGATTCTGGAAAGGCTATCTTAAACTGATGCGCGCGGGAGAAGGGCAATGA
- a CDS encoding aromatic-ring-hydroxylating dioxygenase subunit beta, producing the protein MTGDRKMEGLAAAVDRFNTHYVYVVDNDVSSWPECFAEDGGYHVLTKDSASEDLPAGFLFFERKPQLIDRINALLNASIYPKANLRHLIGACKIHEATGDRIKATAPFVVYESREQEVPSVYATGQYEDEFIRNEGGELLLLSRRCALDNDIVRTMMALPL; encoded by the coding sequence ATGACAGGCGATCGGAAGATGGAGGGGCTTGCCGCGGCCGTCGATCGTTTCAATACGCATTACGTCTATGTTGTCGACAATGACGTCTCCAGCTGGCCGGAGTGCTTTGCGGAAGATGGCGGCTATCACGTCCTGACGAAGGACAGCGCATCGGAAGATCTTCCGGCGGGTTTCCTCTTCTTCGAGCGCAAACCCCAGCTTATCGACCGGATCAATGCCTTGCTCAATGCGAGCATCTATCCAAAGGCAAACCTGCGCCACCTGATCGGCGCATGCAAGATCCACGAGGCAACAGGCGATCGGATCAAGGCGACCGCGCCCTTCGTGGTTTACGAATCGCGCGAACAGGAAGTGCCGAGCGTTTACGCGACCGGCCAATATGAAGACGAATTTATCCGGAACGAGGGCGGAGAATTGCTCCTCTTGTCGCGGCGATGCGCGCTCGACAATGACATCGTCCGCACGATGATGGCGCTTCCTCTTTGA
- a CDS encoding aldehyde dehydrogenase family protein, translated as MPDWGGLREVEACPDGLFIEPTVFAGVRNEMRIAQEEIFGPVNVVIPWSDADEVIRMANENLYGLGGGLWTRDLNRAHRMARRMETGTVWINRYYNFVGGMPIGGYKGSGFGREFAAEVLNHYTQTKSVIISPDDGPMGVFGA; from the coding sequence ATGCCTGATTGGGGTGGCCTTCGCGAGGTCGAGGCTTGCCCGGACGGGTTGTTCATCGAGCCGACGGTGTTTGCCGGTGTGCGCAATGAAATGCGTATCGCGCAGGAGGAAATCTTCGGACCGGTCAATGTCGTGATCCCATGGAGCGACGCGGATGAGGTCATTCGCATGGCCAACGAGAATCTCTATGGTCTGGGTGGTGGCCTTTGGACGCGCGATCTCAATCGTGCGCACCGCATGGCGCGCCGGATGGAAACGGGAACCGTCTGGATCAACCGCTATTACAACTTCGTCGGCGGCATGCCGATCGGCGGTTACAAGGGCAGCGGCTTCGGCCGCGAGTTTGCGGCCGAAGTTCTCAACCATTACACGCAAACCAAGAGCGTCATCATCTCGCCCGACGATGGCCCGATGGGGGTCTTCGGCGCATGA
- a CDS encoding TonB-dependent receptor: MLMNEATGKKNISTKLTGSVMVRGSLLALAFSLGSAAHAQDQGSAAQAQDQGEGGDGAVGQARSGGLDEIVVTARRREENLQDTPISVTAFSSEALERRQADTVGDVGRFAPNVSLEPAANISGSSASITTFIRGVGQTDFNITVDPGVGLYYDGVYVARTAGALLDLGDVQSIQILRGPQGTLFGKNTIGGAIIVNSIPPSNDFDLEGEIATGSFNRLDARGMINVPVSDRVAVRAVVGLRTRDGYQERLSDGGRQGNVDTLGGRIAIRAELTDNFKATLSFDANRRREQSAASTLLQVSEGFDVIGEAGGFPVTNGGFQNFFWNKVLQAPNCGPEGTPAPATVNCFGPHWFTNNIDKTWGTNRNLSNFDLWGTNLTLDWKIGSVDFKSITAYRKTKAHFSFDFDGSPIPLGESFNNIDQKQFSQEFQLTGTLFDGVVDFTGGLYYLKEKATDNNLLTFAFADFVSGGDVDNDSYAAYLQATINVTDRFSITPGIRYTDETKRFDPSRQVIADDRTGGALLLMSRCFVRRAPIIPPDPAQCPTPDTTVNPQGNQLLPAVEVQTKATEWTPALSLDYQVTDQTLIYASYSKGFKSGGFTQRILPPEPAAPSFAPEFVESYEVGVKNELFDRRLRLNIAAFQADYTDIQLVVQQGLSPKVRNAGRARIRGIEVETQAKLADFLTIQGGFGYVDAYYREVSPTAAPVNVNSRFPMVPKWTASGSFDAELYKGGAGTLSLHGDWSYKGGHFKDSINSPALYQEGYSVFGANLSYELPGDNWDVSVGVTNLTDKRYLLGGYSELQQTGAATGAYSRPREWFLKLRYRY, translated from the coding sequence ATGTTGATGAATGAAGCAACCGGTAAGAAAAATATCTCTACGAAATTGACCGGGTCGGTCATGGTGCGCGGATCGCTATTGGCTTTGGCTTTCAGTCTGGGGTCTGCGGCTCATGCGCAAGACCAAGGCTCTGCGGCGCAGGCTCAAGACCAAGGCGAAGGCGGCGACGGCGCCGTGGGACAGGCGCGATCGGGCGGATTGGATGAAATCGTTGTGACCGCCCGGAGAAGGGAGGAAAATCTTCAGGACACCCCCATTTCCGTGACGGCCTTTAGTAGTGAGGCGCTTGAGCGGCGTCAGGCGGATACGGTTGGCGATGTAGGTCGTTTTGCGCCCAACGTAAGCCTTGAACCGGCCGCCAATATTTCCGGCTCAAGCGCATCGATCACCACCTTCATTCGCGGTGTCGGACAGACCGACTTCAATATCACCGTCGATCCAGGCGTGGGGCTATACTACGACGGAGTTTATGTCGCGCGGACAGCGGGGGCATTGCTCGACCTTGGAGATGTGCAGAGCATCCAGATCCTGCGTGGACCGCAGGGAACCTTGTTCGGCAAGAACACTATCGGGGGCGCCATTATCGTCAATTCAATTCCGCCTTCCAATGACTTTGATCTGGAAGGCGAGATCGCAACCGGTAGCTTCAATCGTCTCGATGCCAGGGGGATGATCAATGTCCCCGTCTCCGATCGGGTCGCTGTTCGCGCTGTGGTCGGATTGCGGACCCGCGATGGCTATCAGGAGCGTCTTTCCGATGGGGGACGCCAGGGCAACGTCGACACTCTGGGCGGTCGCATTGCCATTCGTGCGGAGCTGACCGATAATTTCAAGGCGACGCTCAGCTTCGACGCCAACCGGCGGCGCGAGCAATCCGCGGCCAGCACATTGCTTCAAGTGTCTGAAGGATTTGATGTTATCGGAGAAGCGGGTGGCTTTCCGGTAACCAATGGTGGCTTTCAGAATTTCTTCTGGAACAAGGTGCTTCAGGCGCCCAATTGCGGACCGGAGGGAACTCCGGCTCCGGCAACAGTCAATTGCTTTGGGCCGCACTGGTTCACCAACAATATCGATAAAACCTGGGGGACGAACCGGAATCTCTCCAATTTTGATCTGTGGGGCACAAACCTCACACTCGATTGGAAAATCGGTTCCGTAGACTTCAAGTCAATTACCGCCTATCGAAAAACCAAGGCACACTTCTCCTTTGATTTTGATGGCTCGCCCATTCCTCTTGGTGAGAGCTTCAACAATATCGATCAGAAGCAATTCTCGCAGGAGTTCCAGTTAACCGGAACCTTATTCGATGGCGTGGTCGATTTCACTGGAGGCCTTTATTACCTGAAGGAGAAGGCCACCGATAACAATCTTCTCACCTTCGCCTTTGCAGACTTTGTCAGCGGCGGTGATGTCGACAACGATAGCTATGCGGCCTATCTCCAGGCAACCATCAATGTAACGGATCGGTTCTCGATCACCCCGGGCATCCGTTATACCGACGAGACCAAGCGTTTCGACCCATCGCGCCAGGTGATCGCCGACGATCGAACCGGGGGCGCCTTGCTCCTTATGAGCCGCTGTTTCGTGCGGCGGGCGCCAATCATTCCGCCCGATCCGGCGCAGTGCCCTACGCCGGATACGACGGTCAATCCGCAGGGTAACCAGCTTCTGCCGGCTGTCGAGGTGCAAACGAAGGCGACCGAGTGGACGCCCGCGCTCTCGCTGGACTACCAGGTCACCGACCAGACGCTGATCTATGCCTCCTATTCCAAGGGGTTCAAGAGCGGTGGCTTCACACAGCGTATCCTCCCGCCCGAGCCGGCGGCCCCGTCGTTCGCGCCGGAATTCGTGGAAAGCTATGAAGTCGGGGTCAAGAACGAATTGTTCGACCGTCGCCTGCGGCTCAACATTGCGGCGTTCCAGGCGGATTACACCGACATTCAGCTGGTCGTGCAACAAGGATTGTCACCGAAGGTTCGCAATGCGGGTCGTGCGCGTATCCGGGGTATCGAGGTCGAAACGCAGGCGAAACTGGCTGACTTCCTTACCATTCAGGGTGGCTTTGGCTATGTCGATGCCTATTACCGGGAGGTTTCGCCGACTGCCGCGCCGGTGAACGTCAATTCGCGCTTCCCTATGGTGCCGAAATGGACAGCCTCCGGTTCGTTCGACGCTGAGCTTTACAAGGGCGGTGCGGGCACACTCAGCCTCCATGGCGACTGGAGCTACAAGGGTGGCCACTTCAAGGACTCGATCAACTCGCCCGCGCTTTACCAAGAAGGGTACAGCGTGTTTGGCGCGAACCTGAGTTACGAACTGCCCGGGGATAACTGGGATGTGAGCGTCGGGGTCACGAACCTGACTGACAAGCGCTATCTCCTGGGCGGATATTCCGAACTTCAACAGACCGGCGCCGCGACTGGGGCCTATTCTCGTCCTCGCGAGTGGTTCCTCAAGCTTCGTTATCGTTATTGA
- a CDS encoding 2Fe-2S iron-sulfur cluster-binding protein produces the protein MKTGSYPGKVSIRIADSDIDFHAEPGDPLLRAALRSGIGMAYDCNSGGCGSCQIELVEGEIEDIWPDAPGIGARARKRGRLLACQCRPLSDCVVEARVEDRFRPVVLPQRRSVRLVGFRPITHDLAEFTFASEDGKADFQPGQYAMLALPGVEGERAYSMANLANAEGQWSFVIKRMAGGAASNRLFDEREALEGLELDGPYGTAYLREETPRDIILVAGGSGLSPILSIAAGIARSEKLAGKRVMVFYGGREAKDLCAARQLDRLFPDGHRFEVIEATSEGEEGAREAGASRVQYKGFIHEVLAAYLKENALDFGGFDYYFCGPPPMINALNRMLQLEFNVPEDQLFFDSFL, from the coding sequence ATGAAGACGGGTTCATACCCCGGCAAGGTCTCGATCCGAATCGCCGACAGCGATATCGACTTCCATGCCGAGCCGGGCGATCCGCTTTTGCGCGCGGCCCTGCGCAGCGGTATCGGCATGGCGTATGACTGTAATTCGGGCGGCTGCGGTTCGTGTCAGATCGAGCTGGTGGAAGGCGAAATCGAGGACATCTGGCCCGACGCGCCGGGGATTGGCGCGCGTGCGCGCAAGAGGGGGCGGTTGTTGGCGTGCCAGTGCCGCCCCCTTTCCGATTGTGTGGTGGAGGCCCGTGTCGAGGATCGTTTTCGTCCCGTTGTCTTGCCGCAAAGAAGGTCGGTCCGGTTGGTCGGTTTCCGACCCATCACGCATGATCTGGCCGAATTCACCTTTGCCAGCGAGGATGGAAAGGCCGATTTCCAGCCCGGTCAATATGCGATGCTGGCGCTTCCCGGTGTCGAGGGCGAGCGGGCTTATTCGATGGCCAACCTTGCCAATGCCGAGGGGCAATGGTCATTCGTGATCAAGCGGATGGCCGGTGGCGCCGCTTCGAACCGCTTGTTCGACGAGCGCGAAGCGCTCGAAGGGCTTGAGCTCGATGGACCCTATGGCACCGCCTACCTGAGAGAGGAAACGCCAAGAGACATCATTCTCGTGGCCGGTGGTTCAGGCCTTTCGCCCATCCTGTCGATTGCCGCTGGTATCGCCCGGAGCGAGAAGCTGGCGGGCAAGCGCGTCATGGTCTTTTACGGTGGGCGCGAGGCCAAGGATCTGTGCGCGGCCCGCCAACTCGACCGCCTTTTCCCGGACGGGCATCGGTTTGAAGTGATCGAAGCGACTTCCGAAGGCGAGGAAGGCGCCCGGGAGGCGGGAGCTTCGCGCGTGCAATACAAGGGCTTTATCCATGAGGTCCTTGCCGCGTATCTCAAGGAGAACGCATTGGATTTCGGCGGCTTTGATTATTATTTCTGTGGCCCTCCGCCGATGATCAACGCGTTGAACAGAATGCTGCAGCTGGAATTCAATGTTCCAGAAGATCAGTTGTTCTTTGATAGCTTTCTGTGA
- a CDS encoding non-heme iron oxygenase ferredoxin subunit, protein MRKAVAKVEAVPPGEMLPVDIEGLPPIVIFNLDGELFATSNICTHAVARLSDGFFEEGVIECPLHSGCFDVRTGEATEFPCEIPLKTYNVEVDGDDILVEFDEA, encoded by the coding sequence ATGCGAAAGGCAGTGGCAAAAGTTGAGGCAGTTCCGCCGGGGGAGATGCTTCCCGTGGACATCGAGGGGCTGCCTCCAATCGTGATCTTTAATCTGGATGGAGAATTATTCGCGACCAGCAATATTTGCACGCATGCCGTCGCCCGGCTCAGCGACGGTTTTTTCGAGGAGGGGGTTATAGAGTGCCCGCTTCATTCCGGGTGCTTCGATGTGAGAACCGGCGAGGCCACGGAATTTCCATGTGAAATACCGCTCAAGACCTACAACGTCGAGGTCGATGGCGATGACATCCTGGTTGAATTTGACGAGGCGTGA
- a CDS encoding IS1380 family transposase, whose amino-acid sequence MNDDIASPFRFPAVDRKKVTAAFDGGRLTSDGGVLLLSQAERAMGICQRLATCIADPRDPARVIHRLDDILRARVFAIACGYEDADDLDALRDDPGFRLALGKLPGSGAGLASQPTMSRWENAPITRELAKMLAAMIDIYCASYPAPPAAVTLDIDDTCDVVHGYQQLSFWNGHHGERCFLPIHVYDTATGRPVAMLLRTGKTPSGVEAAGHIRRLVRHIRRQWPETHITIRGDGHYGRPEVMAVCEGCGVDYVFGLPTNAVLRADPEIVVAADACAVKRAQRQYPVLRTYAETRYGAKSWKCQRRVVARIEASTMGMDIRYVVTSLTEGSAEHIYDTLYCARGQAENLIKLHKTQLASDRTSCRSPNANQMRLILHTAAYWLLWRIQQEIPKAASLATAEFATLRLRLLKVAARVIESATRIRVAFASACPDASVLKAIATNLRPAPT is encoded by the coding sequence ATGAACGACGATATCGCAAGCCCCTTCCGATTCCCAGCGGTCGACCGCAAGAAAGTCACAGCCGCGTTCGACGGTGGTCGGCTCACTTCGGACGGCGGCGTTCTGTTGCTGTCGCAGGCCGAGCGCGCGATGGGTATCTGCCAGCGGCTTGCGACTTGCATTGCCGATCCGCGCGATCCTGCGCGGGTGATCCATCGCCTCGACGACATCCTGCGTGCCCGCGTGTTCGCGATCGCCTGCGGCTATGAGGATGCCGACGATCTCGATGCCCTGCGCGACGATCCGGGCTTCCGCCTGGCCCTGGGCAAGCTGCCGGGATCGGGCGCGGGGCTGGCCAGCCAACCGACGATGAGCCGGTGGGAGAATGCACCGATCACGCGCGAGTTGGCGAAGATGCTGGCCGCGATGATCGACATCTACTGCGCCAGCTATCCGGCCCCGCCGGCGGCGGTGACGCTGGATATCGATGATACCTGCGATGTCGTCCATGGCTATCAGCAGTTGTCGTTCTGGAATGGTCATCATGGCGAGCGTTGCTTCCTGCCGATCCATGTCTACGACACCGCCACTGGCCGGCCGGTGGCGATGCTGCTGCGCACCGGCAAGACACCGTCTGGTGTTGAAGCTGCCGGTCACATCCGGCGCCTCGTGCGCCACATCCGCCGGCAATGGCCCGAAACGCACATCACCATCCGCGGCGACGGGCACTATGGGCGGCCCGAGGTCATGGCCGTCTGCGAGGGTTGCGGCGTCGACTACGTGTTCGGCCTGCCGACCAACGCCGTGCTACGCGCCGATCCCGAAATCGTCGTTGCCGCCGATGCCTGTGCGGTCAAACGCGCTCAGCGCCAGTACCCGGTCCTGCGCACCTATGCCGAGACCCGCTACGGGGCCAAAAGCTGGAAGTGCCAGCGCCGCGTCGTCGCCCGGATCGAGGCCAGTACGATGGGCATGGACATCCGCTATGTCGTCACTTCGCTGACCGAAGGCTCGGCCGAGCACATCTATGATACGCTCTACTGCGCGCGCGGTCAGGCCGAAAACCTGATCAAGCTGCACAAGACCCAGCTGGCCAGCGATCGCACCTCGTGCCGCTCTCCCAACGCCAATCAGATGCGCCTCATCCTGCACACCGCCGCATACTGGCTCCTGTGGCGCATTCAGCAGGAAATCCCCAAGGCAGCCTCGCTCGCGACCGCCGAGTTCGCAACGTTGCGCCTCAGGCTGCTCAAGGTCGCTGCCCGCGTCATTGAGAGCGCCACTCGCATCCGTGTCGCCTTCGCGTCAGCCTGTCCCGATGCCTCCGTTTTGAAAGCCATCGCCACCAATCTCAGGCCTGCACCTACTTAG
- a CDS encoding VOC family protein: MSGLIIELGYMGLSVSNADAWKHFAGKIMGLEISDEGEGDRFYLRMDEWHHRFVVHVDGQDDLAYMGWRVAGRQELDQAARLLEANGVEVTFGSPEEAAERRVLGLLKLQDPGGNPTEIFYGPQVDAHRPFHPGRPMHGRFVTGAQGMGHCILRQSDDDAAYAFYEMLGFRGDVEHHLPLPNGMTAKPIFMHCNERDHSVAFGMGPMPKRINHFMFEYTDLRDFGRTHDLIRKEGTDVALALGMHSNDRALTFYCANPSGWLWEPGWNGRPSSDVQEYYVSDILGHDNEAEGYGMDLRLRTY; encoded by the coding sequence ATGTCTGGTCTAATTATTGAGCTCGGCTACATGGGCCTTTCGGTTTCGAACGCAGATGCATGGAAGCATTTTGCCGGAAAAATAATGGGCCTTGAGATCAGCGACGAAGGTGAAGGCGACCGCTTTTACCTTCGAATGGACGAGTGGCATCATCGTTTCGTCGTTCATGTCGATGGCCAGGATGACCTTGCTTACATGGGGTGGCGCGTGGCCGGCCGACAGGAACTCGATCAAGCGGCTCGGCTGCTGGAAGCCAATGGAGTCGAGGTCACCTTCGGTTCACCCGAGGAAGCGGCCGAACGGCGCGTTCTTGGTTTGCTCAAGCTCCAGGACCCGGGCGGCAATCCCACGGAAATCTTCTATGGCCCGCAGGTCGATGCCCATCGTCCCTTCCATCCCGGTCGGCCCATGCACGGTCGTTTCGTCACCGGCGCGCAAGGCATGGGGCACTGCATCCTTCGCCAGTCGGACGATGACGCGGCCTATGCCTTTTACGAAATGCTCGGCTTTCGTGGCGACGTGGAACACCACTTGCCCCTGCCCAATGGGATGACGGCCAAGCCGATCTTCATGCACTGCAATGAGCGCGATCATTCGGTCGCTTTTGGCATGGGTCCGATGCCCAAGCGCATCAATCATTTCATGTTTGAATACACCGATCTGCGCGATTTCGGCAGGACGCATGATCTTATTCGCAAGGAAGGCACCGATGTTGCGCTGGCCCTGGGCATGCACTCCAATGACCGGGCGCTCACCTTTTACTGCGCCAATCCATCGGGCTGGCTGTGGGAGCCGGGCTGGAATGGACGGCCGTCGAGCGATGTGCAGGAATATTACGTTTCCGATATTCTTGGCCATGACAATGAAGCAGAAGGCTATGGGATGGACCTTAGGCTCAGGACCTATTAA
- a CDS encoding LysR family transcriptional regulator produces MKIRDVDLNLLRVFECVFQTRKVVEAAEILGISQPAVSNALKKLRELLNDELFVRTRSGMIPTQYAMQLAEPISYALKTLEIAIEASESFDPRRDKRHFVIATSDLGDMYFGPKLISHIRDISQDITIEFVGNSRPDIFEPLENGEVDILLGFRPDLITNMFVFRLFYQGWSILARKDHPIFSSKAPREDLLACRWIGVRSEGSGSASVNAELLKVGMDRNIVVWTSNFGTLAPLLAVGDLAACVPEIYTTVIDEAFGLKSMPFPVDLPKHSISSVWHSRAHNDPANQWLRQQVSILFKEA; encoded by the coding sequence GTGAAGATCCGCGATGTCGACCTGAACTTGCTGCGCGTCTTCGAATGCGTGTTTCAAACCAGAAAGGTTGTGGAGGCAGCCGAGATCCTTGGGATCTCGCAGCCTGCTGTCAGCAACGCGCTCAAAAAGCTGCGCGAGCTGTTAAACGATGAATTGTTTGTCCGCACCAGGAGTGGCATGATCCCGACACAATACGCCATGCAATTGGCCGAACCGATCTCCTACGCGCTCAAGACGCTGGAAATCGCCATAGAGGCATCGGAGAGTTTCGATCCCAGGCGCGACAAACGGCATTTCGTAATCGCAACCTCTGACCTGGGAGATATGTATTTCGGACCAAAATTGATTTCTCATATCAGAGACATATCACAGGATATAACTATAGAGTTTGTTGGAAACAGCAGGCCAGATATTTTCGAACCCTTAGAAAATGGTGAAGTAGACATACTTCTCGGGTTTCGGCCCGATCTCATAACGAACATGTTCGTATTCCGTCTATTTTATCAGGGTTGGAGCATTTTGGCCCGTAAAGATCATCCCATATTTTCGAGCAAAGCGCCGCGCGAGGACCTGTTGGCCTGTCGCTGGATTGGCGTACGCTCTGAGGGATCCGGATCGGCAAGCGTGAATGCCGAATTGCTCAAGGTGGGCATGGATCGGAACATCGTGGTCTGGACGTCCAACTTCGGGACGCTTGCCCCTTTGCTGGCGGTCGGCGATCTCGCCGCCTGCGTACCGGAAATATACACCACAGTGATCGACGAGGCTTTCGGACTGAAAAGCATGCCATTCCCGGTTGATCTGCCCAAGCATTCCATCAGCTCGGTCTGGCATTCCAGGGCGCATAACGATCCTGCAAATCAATGGCTCCGGCAGCAAGTCAGCATACTTTTCAAGGAGGCCTGA
- a CDS encoding dihydrodipicolinate synthase family protein yields MADVQGVWAIMPTPSKPNAEDPNARDTVDLDETTRVVKALIDSGANGILTLGSLGEVATLTWDEKRDFMKALVEVAGGRVPVFGGTSTLSTRTTIDETRAARDIGVDGTMVGPPMWCAPDVPTAVQFYRDLAEACPDMSICIYANPEAFKFEFPRPFWAQVSEIPQVVTAKYLGIGALVPDLNLTKRRIRFLPIDVDYYAAAKIDPEFCTAFWSSGAVCGPNPVIALRDAVAQAKTSGDWSKAEELTGAMAQTYQTLFPQGSFKVFSSYNIPLEKARMDAAGWMKAGPCRPPYNIVPEDYLEGGRESGRRWAKLHKSLA; encoded by the coding sequence GTGGCTGATGTGCAGGGGGTGTGGGCCATCATGCCCACACCGTCCAAGCCCAACGCAGAGGACCCTAATGCGCGCGATACGGTGGATCTCGACGAAACCACGCGGGTCGTCAAAGCGCTGATCGACTCAGGGGCCAACGGCATCCTGACGCTCGGTTCGCTGGGGGAGGTGGCCACGCTGACCTGGGATGAGAAGCGCGATTTCATGAAGGCGCTTGTCGAGGTTGCAGGCGGCAGGGTGCCTGTCTTTGGGGGGACTTCGACCCTGTCGACGCGCACCACAATCGATGAAACGCGCGCGGCGCGCGATATCGGGGTCGATGGCACCATGGTCGGTCCGCCGATGTGGTGCGCGCCCGATGTTCCCACGGCCGTGCAGTTCTACCGCGATCTTGCGGAAGCCTGCCCCGACATGTCGATTTGCATCTACGCAAATCCGGAGGCCTTCAAATTCGAATTCCCGCGCCCCTTTTGGGCGCAGGTTTCCGAGATCCCGCAGGTTGTCACTGCAAAATATCTGGGCATTGGCGCACTGGTGCCGGATCTCAACCTGACGAAAAGACGGATCCGCTTTTTGCCGATCGATGTTGACTACTATGCGGCGGCGAAGATCGATCCGGAATTCTGCACGGCCTTCTGGTCGAGCGGCGCGGTATGCGGTCCCAACCCGGTGATCGCTTTGCGTGATGCGGTGGCGCAGGCCAAGACGTCAGGCGATTGGAGCAAGGCCGAAGAGCTGACCGGCGCGATGGCACAGACCTATCAGACGCTCTTTCCGCAGGGCTCGTTCAAGGTCTTTTCTTCCTATAACATCCCGCTCGAAAAGGCGCGGATGGATGCCGCAGGATGGATGAAGGCTGGTCCTTGTCGTCCGCCCTACAACATTGTTCCCGAGGATTATCTCGAAGGCGGGCGCGAGTCCGGGCGGCGTTGGGCAAAACTTCACAAGAGCTTGGCGTAA